A portion of the Tindallia magadiensis genome contains these proteins:
- a CDS encoding phenylacetate--CoA ligase family protein codes for MYWNDQKECMSRDELESLQKKRLIKTVETAFHNVPHYRRVFQAIGIEPYEMRDEKDLQKLPFCKKQDLRDNYPYDMFAVAMQEVVRIHSSSGTTGKPTVVGYTRKDINTWSELMARSLVSAGIQRQDVIQNAYGYGLFTGGLGIHYGAEKIGASIIPISGGNTSRQLMIMKDYGSTAITCTPSYALYLAESIEENGINLKDLKLKVGIFGAEPWSENMRKEIEQRLNLKAIDIYGLSEIIGPGVAVECQEQNGLHVMEDHFFMEIIDPDTGEVLPEGEKGELVFTSLTKEALPIIRYRTGDITRILPGSCTCGRSFRRIGRIEGRSDDMLIIRGVNVFPSQIEHALLQMGEVEPHYQLVVYRQGQLDMLEVQVEISESILFDEVRSLEELSNKIRNNIESVLGISVKIKLVEPKTIPRSEGKAKRVIDRRGQ; via the coding sequence ATGTATTGGAACGATCAGAAAGAATGTATGTCGAGAGATGAGCTGGAAAGCTTGCAGAAAAAAAGGCTGATAAAAACAGTAGAAACAGCTTTTCATAATGTCCCTCATTACAGAAGAGTGTTTCAGGCAATTGGAATTGAACCTTATGAAATGAGAGATGAAAAAGATTTGCAAAAACTACCCTTTTGCAAAAAACAGGATTTAAGAGATAACTATCCCTATGATATGTTTGCTGTGGCCATGCAGGAGGTTGTGCGTATTCATTCATCCTCAGGAACAACGGGAAAACCAACGGTTGTTGGATATACCAGAAAAGACATTAATACTTGGTCTGAGTTAATGGCAAGATCTTTAGTGAGTGCAGGAATACAACGTCAGGATGTTATTCAAAATGCTTATGGTTATGGGCTGTTTACTGGAGGGCTAGGGATCCATTACGGGGCAGAGAAAATAGGAGCGTCTATTATACCAATTTCTGGAGGAAATACAAGCAGGCAGCTTATGATTATGAAGGATTATGGAAGCACAGCGATTACGTGTACGCCTTCCTATGCTTTGTATTTAGCAGAGTCTATTGAAGAAAATGGTATTAACCTGAAAGACTTAAAGTTAAAAGTAGGTATTTTTGGAGCAGAGCCTTGGTCAGAGAATATGAGAAAAGAAATTGAACAACGACTTAACTTGAAAGCCATCGATATCTATGGACTAAGCGAAATAATTGGACCGGGTGTGGCTGTAGAATGTCAGGAGCAGAATGGACTTCATGTAATGGAAGATCATTTTTTCATGGAAATTATTGATCCGGATACGGGAGAAGTGCTTCCTGAAGGTGAAAAAGGAGAGTTAGTGTTTACTTCGTTAACAAAAGAAGCATTACCGATTATTCGCTATCGAACGGGTGACATTACTCGCATCTTACCAGGATCATGTACATGTGGGCGAAGTTTTAGAAGAATTGGACGTATTGAAGGTCGTAGTGATGATATGTTGATTATTAGAGGAGTCAATGTCTTTCCTTCTCAAATAGAACATGCACTACTTCAAATGGGTGAAGTAGAACCACATTATCAGTTGGTTGTTTACCGGCAGGGACAGTTAGATATGCTGGAAGTACAAGTAGAAATCTCTGAATCTATTTTATTTGATGAAGTCAGATCCTTAGAGGAACTATCCAACAAAATCAGAAACAATATTGAATCTGTTTTAGGTATATCAGTAAAAATAAAGCTGGTAGAGCCAAAAACCATTCCAAGAAGTGAAGGGAAAGCAAAAAGGGTAATTGACCGACGAGGTCAATAA